From the genome of Varibaculum prostatecancerukia, one region includes:
- a CDS encoding ATP-dependent Clp protease proteolytic subunit, protein MAFSPLYPAGAPRLAANMPIDRYVLPEFEERTSYGFKRQNPYTKLFDERIIFLGVQVDDSSADDVMAQLLVLESQDPDSLITMYINSPGGSFTAMTAIYDTMQYVKPQIQTVCLGQAASAAAVLLAGGSAGSRLALPNARIVIHQPSMQGSQGQATDIEIIAEEIDRMRTWLEETIAKHSGQTPEQVRKDIERDKILTAPAAKEYGLIDQVLESRKSPSKP, encoded by the coding sequence ATGGCTTTTTCACCTTTATATCCAGCGGGAGCTCCGCGTCTGGCTGCAAATATGCCGATTGACCGCTACGTGCTCCCCGAGTTCGAGGAACGTACCTCCTACGGTTTCAAACGCCAAAACCCCTACACCAAACTCTTTGATGAGCGGATTATTTTCTTGGGGGTGCAGGTAGATGATTCCTCAGCCGATGATGTGATGGCACAGCTTTTAGTATTGGAATCTCAAGATCCGGATTCCCTCATCACCATGTACATTAACTCTCCAGGTGGTTCCTTTACCGCGATGACCGCGATCTACGACACTATGCAGTACGTAAAGCCGCAGATTCAGACAGTTTGCCTGGGTCAAGCAGCTTCCGCAGCAGCAGTGCTACTTGCCGGAGGTTCTGCCGGCAGCCGTTTGGCTCTACCGAACGCACGGATCGTTATTCACCAGCCCTCGATGCAGGGCTCTCAGGGGCAAGCCACCGATATTGAGATTATTGCGGAAGAAATCGATCGGATGCGTACTTGGTTAGAGGAAACTATCGCGAAGCATTCTGGGCAGACCCCTGAGCAGGTACGCAAAGATATCGAACGCGATAAGATCCTGACTGCTCCTGCCGCCAAAGAGTACGGCCTGATTGACCAGGTTTTGGAGTCCCGCAAAAGCCCGTCAAAACCATAG
- a CDS encoding DUF5692 family protein — translation MGFLWEVGPIWVYLFWILIFALQMLVAEMHRRWTWTAFALWTVGGVLAIPYVIIHGVPMVGWFPFGKFIIMLATATMTAFLLHWGKRNPLKARRYAMWFGVALWIGLAVNIMEANIRDLTIYFEADSYRACATNFQCLMDIDSSRSISMIEGLPETRGITAASGSVAWYQAAADAFKASGVGIDPATGFRTIGGYWNLLSAAAGVLNIITITGLGKIFISSAKKGKVQGLIWADMAWPWIIAYDLWNHSFLYNSLADYTWYCTLALLLACTVPAFTWAKGQWIWFRCFTLMFWIAANNILPELLVRPSIMTNYATMNPMANIVCAWLALISNVALFIYWLYKMTKHHRNPWTNCLFFELGAFRKVVKLYADDKDKYFLTDFIPETPTQLGFEPKSTTPPVDGYVGWVPWWKKDKRYPKPRTPLSADPKLVEKGIKSDPRWDVTKSKEA, via the coding sequence ATGGGATTTTTATGGGAAGTCGGCCCAATCTGGGTCTACCTTTTCTGGATTCTAATTTTCGCTCTCCAAATGTTAGTGGCAGAAATGCATCGCCGCTGGACTTGGACTGCTTTCGCCCTCTGGACAGTAGGTGGGGTGCTAGCGATTCCCTACGTCATCATTCACGGGGTTCCCATGGTGGGATGGTTCCCCTTCGGCAAATTCATCATCATGCTAGCCACCGCCACTATGACCGCCTTCCTGCTGCACTGGGGCAAACGTAACCCCCTAAAAGCTCGCCGCTATGCTATGTGGTTTGGCGTTGCCCTCTGGATCGGTCTGGCAGTAAACATTATGGAAGCCAATATTCGCGACCTAACCATCTACTTTGAAGCCGACAGCTACCGCGCCTGTGCCACCAACTTTCAATGCCTGATGGATATTGATTCCTCGCGCTCGATCTCGATGATTGAGGGGCTACCCGAAACCCGCGGAATCACCGCTGCCAGCGGCTCAGTCGCCTGGTATCAAGCAGCAGCTGATGCTTTTAAAGCCAGTGGAGTAGGCATCGACCCGGCCACCGGGTTCCGCACCATCGGCGGATACTGGAATCTGCTGTCCGCTGCTGCCGGGGTGCTAAATATTATTACCATCACCGGTCTGGGCAAAATCTTTATTTCTTCCGCAAAGAAAGGGAAAGTACAAGGCCTGATTTGGGCAGATATGGCCTGGCCGTGGATTATTGCCTATGACCTGTGGAACCATTCCTTCCTATATAACTCACTCGCGGACTACACCTGGTACTGCACCTTGGCATTGCTGCTCGCGTGTACGGTTCCCGCTTTTACTTGGGCGAAAGGGCAATGGATCTGGTTCCGCTGTTTCACCTTGATGTTCTGGATAGCAGCTAACAATATCCTCCCGGAACTACTGGTGCGACCCTCAATAATGACCAACTACGCCACGATGAACCCGATGGCGAATATCGTTTGTGCTTGGCTGGCACTGATATCAAACGTGGCGCTGTTTATCTATTGGCTGTACAAGATGACCAAACATCACCGCAATCCCTGGACGAACTGTCTCTTCTTCGAGCTGGGAGCCTTTAGGAAAGTAGTAAAGCTCTACGCAGACGATAAAGACAAGTACTTCTTGACCGACTTTATTCCCGAGACTCCCACGCAGCTAGGTTTCGAACCCAAATCTACGACCCCGCCGGTAGACGGATATGTGGGATGGGTGCCCTGGTGGAAAAAAGACAAACGCTATCCAAAACCGCGCACTCCACTGTCTGCCGACCCCAAGCTGGTGGAAAAAGGGATCAAATCTGATCCCCGCTGGGACGTTACCAAGTCAAAGGAAGCGTAA
- the clpX gene encoding ATP-dependent Clp protease ATP-binding subunit ClpX: MEEEAELLKCSFCGKTQRQVRKLIAGPAVYICNECVDLCNEIMEEDTAKHSGEKSKPLPKPKEIYSFLNSYVIGQDHAKRALSVAVYNHYKRVQAKERGQNIDMSLTKSNILLLGPTGCGKTHLARSLAKLLNVPFAIVDATALTEAGYVGEDVENILLKLINAADGDIKRAERGIIYIDEIDKISRKAENASITRDVSGEGVQQALLKIIEGTVASVPPQGGRKHPHQQYLEIDTNSILFIAAGAFAGIDEIVKSRLGRHSTGFGSSLKSTAEHGDLYEQVTADDLHRFGLIPEFIGRLPVLTSVKELTESDLVRVLVEPENSLVAQYASLFELDGIDLHFTDGAIRAIARMAQERGTGARALSSIMEAVLKETMFEVPSQPDVRSVTITEEVVNQGAKPTLLESVSCSKTA, encoded by the coding sequence GTGGAGGAAGAGGCCGAGCTGCTCAAGTGCTCGTTTTGCGGTAAGACCCAACGGCAGGTGCGCAAACTTATTGCCGGGCCAGCAGTCTATATCTGTAATGAGTGCGTTGATCTTTGTAACGAGATCATGGAAGAGGATACCGCCAAGCATTCGGGCGAGAAATCTAAGCCCCTGCCTAAACCTAAAGAAATCTATAGCTTCCTTAATAGCTATGTAATTGGTCAGGATCACGCAAAACGGGCTCTTTCAGTCGCAGTCTATAACCATTACAAACGGGTGCAGGCCAAAGAGCGCGGACAGAATATCGATATGTCCTTGACGAAATCGAATATCTTGTTGCTAGGTCCCACCGGTTGCGGCAAAACGCATTTAGCGCGTTCCTTAGCGAAATTGTTGAATGTGCCGTTTGCGATTGTGGATGCTACTGCCTTAACTGAGGCTGGATACGTGGGCGAGGACGTGGAAAACATCCTGCTCAAATTGATTAATGCTGCCGATGGAGATATTAAACGCGCAGAGCGCGGCATTATCTATATTGACGAGATCGATAAAATCTCCCGCAAAGCGGAGAACGCCTCTATTACCCGGGACGTATCAGGGGAGGGCGTGCAGCAGGCACTGCTAAAAATTATTGAAGGCACGGTAGCCTCGGTACCTCCGCAGGGGGGACGTAAACACCCGCACCAACAGTATCTAGAGATCGACACTAATTCGATTTTATTTATCGCGGCGGGTGCTTTTGCCGGGATTGATGAGATTGTTAAGTCTCGGTTGGGGCGGCATTCCACCGGGTTCGGATCTTCTTTGAAATCTACAGCCGAACACGGTGACCTTTATGAACAGGTCACTGCGGATGATCTGCATCGCTTTGGCCTGATCCCCGAATTTATTGGGCGCTTGCCAGTCTTGACTTCGGTGAAGGAACTTACTGAATCTGACCTAGTGCGGGTATTGGTAGAGCCGGAGAACTCTCTGGTTGCTCAATATGCTTCCCTGTTTGAGCTAGATGGGATAGACCTGCATTTTACCGATGGAGCGATCCGGGCGATTGCCCGCATGGCACAAGAACGAGGTACCGGAGCCCGGGCTCTTTCTTCCATTATGGAGGCAGTGCTAAAAGAAACCATGTTCGAAGTGCCCTCACAGCCCGATGTCCGTTCGGTTACTATCACGGAGGAAGTCGTGAACCAGGGAGCAAAACCTACTCTCCTGGAGTCGGTTTCCTGCTCTAAGACCGCTTAG
- a CDS encoding DUF5692 family protein gives MKPDYPTLFFFELGQWYDYLMLVVVIAGLAVLAWLAIRYKWVAIAVFIVIPVALTIFWWPYSRAGTNSDGWFPIVKQYSALIGSLSLVALQYLPKLRDKRWYLCIPPFILAINIIEAVIRDFQCYGIHGVDPSQGMVTWGGPWNIMNGIAGILNFLMISGWMGIYVSKGKNKQIIWGDLTIGWIIAYDLWNVAYVYNCLADRAWYSGVALLASCTIPAFLAFGKGAWIQYRAYTLTFWSAIVLTFPHFMQDSIFAHRSAHNPTAMFLLSAAALVANVVVFGYHLYKVRSTGRNPFK, from the coding sequence ATGAAACCGGACTATCCCACTCTGTTCTTTTTTGAGTTAGGCCAGTGGTATGACTATTTGATGCTAGTGGTAGTCATCGCGGGACTCGCGGTATTGGCTTGGCTAGCAATCCGCTACAAATGGGTCGCGATTGCAGTATTCATCGTGATCCCGGTGGCGCTCACTATTTTTTGGTGGCCCTATTCGCGCGCCGGCACTAACTCTGATGGCTGGTTCCCGATAGTGAAACAATACTCCGCGCTAATCGGGTCGTTATCGCTGGTGGCTCTACAATATCTCCCGAAGCTGCGTGATAAACGCTGGTATCTATGTATTCCCCCGTTTATCTTGGCGATAAACATTATCGAGGCCGTGATTCGCGATTTCCAGTGTTACGGCATCCACGGGGTGGATCCCTCCCAAGGGATGGTGACCTGGGGTGGCCCCTGGAATATCATGAATGGCATTGCCGGAATCCTAAACTTCCTGATGATTTCAGGCTGGATGGGTATTTACGTGTCCAAAGGCAAAAACAAACAGATTATTTGGGGCGATCTGACTATTGGTTGGATTATTGCCTACGATCTGTGGAATGTTGCCTACGTTTACAACTGCCTAGCTGACCGCGCCTGGTATTCGGGGGTAGCCCTATTAGCCTCCTGTACTATCCCGGCCTTCCTGGCCTTCGGGAAAGGTGCCTGGATTCAATACCGGGCCTACACCTTGACCTTCTGGTCAGCGATAGTGCTAACTTTCCCGCACTTTATGCAAGATTCCATATTCGCCCACCGCAGCGCTCACAACCCCACTGCTATGTTTTTGCTTTCGGCAGCAGCGCTAGTGGCCAATGTGGTGGTGTTCGGGTATCACCTTTATAAGGTGCGCTCCACCGGGCGTAATCCCTTTAAGTAG
- a CDS encoding ATP-dependent Clp protease proteolytic subunit — protein MQTAAVKNEGDQLSSLALGDHVFNKLLKERIIWLGSEVAEDNANQICAQMMLLAAQDPEKPIFLYINSPGGSVTAGMAIYDTMQYIQPEVVTVALGMAASMGQLLLTAGTPGKRYATPHARILMHQPSGGVGGTASDIRINANLILQMKQELAEINAQRTGKSVEKIREDSERDHWFTAQEALEYGFIDHVIESARNLGADGKEL, from the coding sequence GTGCAAACTGCGGCAGTAAAAAATGAGGGAGATCAGCTTAGCTCCCTAGCTTTAGGTGACCATGTTTTCAATAAGCTGTTAAAAGAACGGATTATTTGGCTGGGGTCAGAAGTGGCCGAGGATAACGCCAACCAGATTTGTGCCCAGATGATGTTGCTAGCGGCGCAGGATCCGGAAAAGCCGATTTTTCTCTACATCAACTCTCCGGGCGGGTCGGTAACTGCCGGTATGGCCATTTACGACACCATGCAATATATTCAGCCAGAAGTAGTAACCGTGGCTTTGGGCATGGCAGCTTCTATGGGACAGCTGCTGCTCACTGCTGGCACTCCCGGTAAACGCTATGCGACCCCGCATGCCCGGATTTTGATGCACCAACCCTCGGGGGGCGTAGGCGGCACCGCCTCGGATATTCGCATTAACGCTAACTTGATTTTGCAGATGAAACAGGAACTGGCCGAGATAAATGCCCAACGCACCGGGAAATCGGTGGAAAAGATCCGGGAAGATTCGGAACGTGACCACTGGTTCACTGCTCAAGAGGCCCTGGAATACGGATTCATTGACCACGTAATTGAGTCGGCTCGTAACCTCGGCGCTGATGGAAAGGAACTCTAG
- a CDS encoding chorismate mutase → MSSEQGKPAGNVIPPELLQARATIDNIDAALIHILAERFKCTQKVGYLKARLGLNPEDKGREKQQVARLRTLAEEAGLDPVFAEKFLNFIVEEVIRHHIDIAEQQGN, encoded by the coding sequence ATGAGCAGTGAACAGGGTAAACCGGCCGGTAATGTGATTCCCCCAGAGTTATTGCAGGCACGCGCCACAATCGATAATATCGATGCCGCTTTAATTCATATCTTGGCGGAACGTTTTAAATGTACCCAAAAGGTGGGGTATCTTAAGGCACGGCTGGGACTTAACCCTGAAGATAAGGGCAGGGAAAAACAGCAAGTGGCACGACTACGAACGCTAGCTGAGGAGGCCGGCCTGGATCCGGTTTTTGCGGAAAAATTCTTGAACTTTATCGTAGAGGAAGTTATCCGCCACCATATCGATATAGCTGAACAGCAGGGGAACTAG
- the valS gene encoding valine--tRNA ligase — protein MSNPHDHRDLADLHLPAPQVPQRVSVDGLEERWGQTWEEQQVYAFDREAEREQVFSIDTPPPTASGSLHVGHVFSYTHTDCLARYQRMQGKAVFYPMGWDDNGLPTERRAQNYYGVRCDPTLPYDPDFVPPHHGDSKSVKARDQVPISRKNFIELCEELTKEDEKSFEALWRRLGLSVDWKHQYQTISKDSQKVAQTAFLRNLKRGEAYQSAAPGLWDVTFQTAVAQAELEARDYPGFYHALAFHLPDGQDVIIETTRPELLAACCCLVAHPDDQRYQHLFGKTVTSPGFNVEVPVLAHPAAEMDKGAGIAMCCTFGDVTDVEWWRDLELPTRVILAKDGRITHEATDWITDPAGKELMDAIRGKTTFSARQIVVEALKESGELQGEPQKTMRQTNFFEKGDRPLEIVMSRQWYIRNGGSDYTLSGHRDNLNSELLARGEELKFHPDFMKVRYSNWVHGLHNDWLVSRQRFFGVPIPLWYHIDQNGEVDYDQVIMPAEETLPIDPTSDVPQGFTEEQRGEPGGFAAEVDILDTWATSSLTPQIAGGWLRDEDLFKRVYPMDVRPQGQDIIRTWLFSTVVRAHLEFGALPFENAAISGWILDPDRKKMSKSKGNVVTPMGLLEKHGSDSVRYWAAAARLGTDTAFEEAQMKIGRRLAMKLLNASKFALSMTEDAGLCLDPAKVTTPLDKAVIARLNEVIIAATNAFENYDHTRALEQTESFFWDFCDNYLELVKDRAHNFAGNWDKDVQDSARTALALVVDNVTRMLAPFLPYAAEEVWSWYRTGSVHTAPWPQVTSALQTAAGDADLLKLAGDTLSVLRKVKSEAKVGQRTPFEQVTIVYSDDWSAENLPAVRADLDAAASLTGIVTVEVNKEAEAQVMTQDAVLGTPPPKKPRK, from the coding sequence ATGAGTAATCCCCACGATCACCGGGATTTAGCAGATCTACACCTACCCGCACCTCAGGTTCCACAGCGAGTAAGCGTAGACGGCCTCGAAGAACGCTGGGGTCAGACCTGGGAAGAACAACAGGTCTATGCTTTTGACCGCGAGGCGGAACGCGAGCAGGTGTTCTCGATTGATACTCCCCCGCCCACGGCCTCTGGTTCTTTGCACGTAGGACACGTGTTTTCCTATACCCACACCGATTGTCTGGCTCGGTATCAGCGGATGCAGGGTAAAGCGGTGTTCTATCCTATGGGCTGGGACGATAATGGGCTGCCTACTGAGCGGCGTGCCCAAAACTATTACGGAGTCCGCTGCGATCCTACGCTGCCCTACGACCCAGATTTTGTGCCGCCTCATCACGGAGATTCCAAGTCGGTTAAGGCTCGCGATCAGGTGCCGATTTCCCGTAAGAACTTTATTGAGCTGTGTGAAGAGCTGACCAAAGAGGACGAGAAGTCTTTTGAGGCACTCTGGCGGCGCCTGGGGCTAAGCGTGGATTGGAAACATCAGTACCAAACCATTTCTAAGGATTCCCAAAAAGTTGCGCAAACCGCTTTTTTGCGGAACTTAAAACGCGGCGAAGCCTATCAATCGGCAGCACCGGGTCTATGGGATGTAACTTTCCAAACCGCGGTGGCGCAAGCTGAACTAGAGGCGCGTGACTATCCTGGTTTTTATCACGCGCTCGCTTTCCACCTTCCGGATGGGCAGGACGTGATCATTGAAACCACCCGTCCCGAACTACTAGCAGCCTGCTGCTGCCTGGTGGCGCACCCTGACGACCAACGCTACCAGCATCTATTTGGTAAAACCGTAACCAGCCCCGGATTTAACGTTGAAGTTCCGGTACTCGCGCACCCGGCAGCGGAAATGGATAAGGGCGCCGGCATCGCCATGTGCTGTACTTTCGGTGATGTTACCGACGTGGAATGGTGGCGTGACCTAGAGCTACCCACCCGGGTCATTTTGGCTAAAGATGGACGGATCACTCACGAAGCTACCGATTGGATCACCGATCCGGCAGGTAAAGAACTTATGGATGCTATCCGCGGTAAAACCACGTTTTCGGCGCGGCAAATCGTAGTGGAAGCCCTCAAAGAAAGCGGGGAGCTGCAGGGAGAACCCCAAAAAACCATGCGGCAAACCAACTTCTTTGAAAAAGGTGACCGGCCCCTAGAAATCGTAATGTCGCGGCAATGGTATATCCGCAATGGCGGCAGCGACTACACGCTGAGCGGACACCGCGACAACCTCAATAGTGAGCTGCTAGCGCGTGGGGAAGAACTAAAGTTCCACCCGGACTTCATGAAGGTGCGCTACTCCAACTGGGTGCATGGCCTCCATAATGACTGGTTGGTTTCCCGCCAGCGCTTCTTTGGGGTGCCGATTCCGCTTTGGTATCACATTGACCAGAACGGCGAAGTCGATTACGACCAGGTAATTATGCCCGCCGAAGAAACCTTGCCGATTGATCCCACCAGCGATGTTCCTCAAGGTTTTACGGAGGAGCAACGCGGTGAACCCGGCGGTTTTGCTGCCGAAGTCGATATTTTAGACACTTGGGCGACCTCTTCGCTCACCCCCCAAATTGCGGGCGGCTGGCTGCGAGATGAGGATCTCTTTAAGCGGGTTTACCCCATGGACGTGCGTCCGCAAGGCCAAGATATTATCCGCACCTGGCTGTTTTCTACCGTGGTACGTGCGCATCTTGAGTTCGGCGCTCTCCCCTTTGAGAACGCCGCGATTTCCGGCTGGATTTTAGATCCGGATCGCAAAAAAATGTCTAAATCCAAAGGCAATGTGGTTACCCCTATGGGGCTGCTAGAAAAACACGGCTCAGATTCAGTGCGCTATTGGGCGGCTGCGGCTCGCCTGGGTACCGACACTGCTTTTGAAGAAGCCCAAATGAAGATCGGGCGGCGGCTAGCAATGAAACTGCTCAATGCCTCCAAGTTTGCTTTGTCGATGACCGAGGACGCGGGCCTGTGTCTAGATCCCGCAAAGGTAACTACTCCCTTAGATAAAGCGGTAATCGCCCGCCTGAATGAAGTTATTATCGCCGCTACTAACGCGTTTGAAAACTATGATCACACGCGGGCATTAGAGCAAACCGAGTCTTTCTTCTGGGATTTTTGTGACAACTACCTGGAGCTGGTTAAGGATCGCGCCCACAACTTCGCCGGGAATTGGGACAAGGACGTGCAGGATTCGGCACGCACCGCCCTTGCCCTCGTGGTTGATAACGTGACCCGGATGCTAGCCCCCTTCCTGCCCTACGCGGCAGAGGAAGTTTGGTCCTGGTACCGCACTGGCAGTGTTCACACTGCTCCTTGGCCACAGGTTACCTCCGCTTTGCAGACGGCAGCGGGGGACGCAGATCTGCTGAAACTGGCGGGCGACACGCTGAGCGTCCTACGCAAGGTAAAGTCCGAAGCGAAAGTCGGACAGCGCACCCCGTTCGAGCAGGTAACTATTGTTTACTCCGATGATTGGTCCGCAGAGAACCTGCCGGCAGTGCGTGCGGATTTAGATGCGGCTGCTTCACTAACTGGAATAGTAACAGTCGAGGTTAATAAAGAGGCCGAGGCGCAGGTTATGACTCAGGATGCAGTGTTAGGCACCCCTCCGCCAAAGAAACCGCGCAAATAA
- a CDS encoding AMP-dependent synthetase/ligase → MTNWFKDKQEANADDGITFPPGTIAVAGKTPGTLKEFSMPATKIRSKHDNIVSLFRRRVTQDPTQTVIEQKTMLGEQWRKVSAGEFWDEISSVSRGLLGIGLKPGDRLALHGPTSYEWTLIDMAALAIGIVTVPIYETDSAAQIEWILQDSDIRYAIASNQSSQELMQAVAARADRKCRIFSLAAGDLLTIIEAGRQIAPAVIDSYNAQITGDTIATIIYTSGTTGRPKGTIITQRNATALLPNLLDYLAEIGMQKTTRCLLFLPVAHALARLVSWGALLGPGVVGLVPDTKNLLADLASFRPSYLLAVPRVLEKIYNAADASAGTGIKLRLFRLAAKSAIDYSKALDTPEGPSRALKVRRQVFYQLVLSRLTSLLGGNAKYIISGGGPLSVRLGHFFRGIGVTVCEGYGLTETLGPATVNAPDRAKIGSVGQPVPGIAVRVSTQGEVQFKGDPMSPGYLNLKEETAELYTEDGWLRTEDKGWIDSDGFVHITGRMKEIIVTAGGKNVSPEILEDGLRGHPLISNVVVVGDRRPFIAALVTLDAEMLPGWLRNHNLPPMDISDAARHPAVLKALERAVARTNQKVSRAESIRKIRVLTTDFTLENGTMTPSLKVKRSVVLKRFENEINAIYGGPLEED, encoded by the coding sequence GTGACTAACTGGTTCAAAGATAAACAAGAAGCAAACGCAGACGACGGCATTACTTTTCCGCCAGGAACCATTGCGGTGGCCGGAAAAACTCCGGGTACCTTGAAAGAGTTCTCGATGCCGGCGACCAAGATCCGCTCTAAACATGACAATATTGTGTCCCTGTTTCGCCGCCGCGTCACTCAAGATCCCACGCAAACGGTTATTGAGCAAAAAACAATGCTCGGGGAACAGTGGCGCAAAGTTTCTGCCGGGGAATTTTGGGATGAAATCAGTTCGGTTTCGCGGGGCCTGCTCGGTATCGGCTTAAAACCCGGCGACCGCCTCGCTTTGCACGGTCCCACCTCTTATGAGTGGACGCTGATCGATATGGCTGCGCTGGCAATCGGAATTGTCACCGTTCCGATCTACGAAACCGATTCCGCCGCCCAAATCGAATGGATTCTGCAAGATTCTGATATTCGCTACGCGATAGCTTCTAATCAATCCTCTCAGGAACTAATGCAGGCAGTAGCCGCACGGGCAGATCGTAAATGCCGGATATTTTCCCTGGCTGCCGGGGATCTACTGACCATTATTGAGGCGGGACGCCAGATTGCACCGGCAGTCATTGACTCCTACAACGCCCAAATCACCGGCGACACTATTGCCACCATTATTTACACTTCCGGAACCACCGGTCGCCCCAAAGGCACTATTATCACCCAGCGTAACGCCACGGCCTTGCTACCTAATCTTCTGGATTATTTGGCAGAGATTGGGATGCAAAAAACTACCCGCTGCCTATTATTTTTACCGGTAGCCCACGCACTAGCTCGTTTAGTTTCCTGGGGAGCCTTACTCGGACCCGGAGTGGTAGGACTAGTGCCGGACACCAAGAACCTGCTGGCAGATTTGGCTTCGTTCAGGCCTTCCTATCTGCTGGCCGTTCCCCGCGTCCTGGAAAAAATCTATAATGCCGCTGACGCCTCGGCAGGAACCGGGATAAAATTGCGTTTATTCCGCCTGGCGGCCAAATCTGCGATTGACTACTCCAAAGCCCTAGACACTCCTGAAGGGCCATCGCGAGCCTTAAAAGTACGTCGGCAAGTATTTTACCAACTGGTGTTATCTCGGTTGACCAGTCTTTTGGGCGGAAACGCCAAATATATTATTTCTGGAGGCGGTCCCCTCTCAGTGCGTCTTGGGCATTTCTTCCGCGGCATTGGAGTCACGGTTTGCGAAGGCTACGGTTTGACTGAAACCTTAGGACCGGCCACCGTGAACGCACCTGACCGCGCGAAAATCGGTTCGGTGGGGCAGCCAGTACCCGGGATTGCAGTCCGCGTATCTACACAGGGTGAAGTGCAGTTCAAGGGAGATCCCATGTCTCCTGGCTACCTTAATCTAAAGGAAGAAACTGCTGAGCTTTATACTGAGGACGGTTGGCTACGCACCGAAGATAAGGGCTGGATTGATTCCGATGGTTTCGTCCACATCACCGGTCGCATGAAAGAAATTATTGTTACCGCTGGTGGCAAGAATGTTTCTCCAGAAATTCTGGAGGACGGCCTGCGCGGACACCCCCTCATATCGAATGTGGTGGTAGTTGGGGATCGTCGTCCGTTTATCGCCGCCCTAGTAACCTTGGATGCCGAGATGCTACCCGGGTGGTTGCGCAACCACAACCTTCCTCCTATGGATATTTCAGACGCTGCCCGCCACCCGGCAGTATTAAAGGCGCTTGAGCGGGCGGTAGCACGCACCAATCAAAAGGTTTCCCGCGCGGAATCTATTCGTAAGATTCGGGTGCTAACCACTGATTTTACTTTAGAAAACGGAACTATGACCCCCTCACTCAAGGTCAAACGTTCGGTAGTGCTAAAGCGCTTTGAGAACGAAATTAACGCGATATACGGCGGTCCCCTGGAAGAAGACTAA